A genomic region of Haliotis asinina isolate JCU_RB_2024 chromosome 1, JCU_Hal_asi_v2, whole genome shotgun sequence contains the following coding sequences:
- the LOC137261100 gene encoding carcinoembryonic antigen-related cell adhesion molecule 1-like — protein MSVAHILFWGLHVCVIFVLSAASMTTEYPYTVTRVGEDVNITLNPANVSFLYFVWVNGSVAEKLLLVKQMSPHVVVLNSSHTGYKNRITYTGEDSPSQTGQMRFTIYNVTVQDAGTYCCQGSNGQEVTGCRQVLVVAQKPATPTITRPTSPVSGENVTLTCSSSSRSLPPDDNSLVMAYIWRRDRTLLESGDESPTGGDDLTITHVSRENQGDTYRCQAVEEGLESDWSHEHVLDVLYGPDQVHFEGARDKLEVEEGKPVTVRCSADCNPACTVTWWDTSRQVVVTGHREAVLYIPAVDVSVSGQYTCHVNNSHGSSSRNLTLEVFFREVSESGVVSIVPVTAVCSVLIVVIVVVVIVVVCRKHRRGASEGDANVDDIVPIVAVYSIMLTVVAVVVAAVTVLVCKDAKENQDNRCGEYLTVMAERLSRDFSDVPRTSNNAVLPLYDYERLLRDQFHTYTSLHPSSSSTNDLGTRGPRYQVKPKLTVQFHIYTSFHPSSFSTEDHSTRGPQYQVKPKLTVQFHIYTSFHPSSSSTEDHSTR, from the exons ATGTCTGTGGCTCACATTCTGTTTTGGGGCTTACATGTGTGTG taatatttgttttgagtgCAGCGTCCATGACAACGGAATACCCATACACTGTTACACGTGTTGGCGAGGATGTTAATATAACCTTGAACCCAGCGAATGTCAGCTTTCTATATTTTGTATGGGTGAATGGTTCGGTTGCTGAGAAACTGTTACTGGTCAAGCAAATGTCACCCCATGTAGTGGTACTCAACAGTAGTCACACCGGCTACAAGAACAGGATCACATACACCGGAGAGGACTCACCATCACAGACCGGACAGATGAGGTTTACCATCTACAATGTTACTGTACAGGACGCTGGTACTTACTGCTGTCAGGGAAGCAATGGACAGGAAGTCACTGGGTGTAGACAGGTCCTCGTTGTAGCAC aGAAGCCAGCCACACCTACCATCACCAGACCTACCTCACCTGTATCAGGTGAGAATGTCACCCTCACATGTTCCTCCTCCTCCCGGAGTCTACCCCCGGACGACAACTCACTGGTCATGGCCTACATCTGGAGGAGGGACAGGACCCTGCTAGAATCTGGTGATGAGTCCCCTACAGGTGGAGATGACCTGACAATAACCCACGTCAGCAGAGAGAACCAGGGAGACACCTACAGGTGCCAGGCTGTGGAGGAGGGTCTGGAGTCTGACTGGAGTCACGAACATGTACTGGATGTCCTCT ATGGACCTGACCAGGTACACTTTGAAGGCGCAAGGGATAAGCTGGAGGTAGAAGAAGGGAAACCTGTAACAGTGAGATGTTCTGCTGACTGTAACCCTGCCTGCACTGTAACCTGGTGGGACACATCCAGACAGGTGGTGGTGACAGGACACAGGGAGGCTGTGTTGTATATACCAGCTGtagatgtgtctgtgtctggacAGTACACGTGTCACGTCAACAACAGCCATGGAAGTTCATCACGGAACCTGACACTGGAGGTCTTCT tcCGTGAGGTTAGTGAATCCGGTGTCGTTTCCATCGTCCCAGTGACTGCTGTCTGCTCCGTCCTGATCGTGGTCATCGTCGTTGTCGTCATAGTTGTTGTTTGTAGAAAACACAGACGTGGAG CATCAGAAGGTGATGCAAACGTAGACGACATCGTCCCCATCGTAGCTGTCTACTCCATTATGCTGACTGTTGTGGCAGTTGTGGTGGCAGCAGTCACTGTTCTTGTCTGCAAGGACGCGAAAG AGAACCAGGACAACAG ATGTGGTGAATATCTCACTGTGATGGCAGAGAGATTATCCCGTGACTTCAGTGATGTACCTCGTACTTCCAACAACGCTGTGTTACCCCTATACGATTACGAACGACTCCTGCGGGATCAGTTCCACACctacacgtctctccatccttcatcttcctcaacaaATGACCTCGGTACCAG aggacctcGGTACCAGGTGAAACCtaaactgacggtacagttccacatctacacgtctttccatccttcatctttctcaacagaggaccacagtaccag aggaccacagtaccaggtgaaacctaaactgacggtacagttccacatctacacgtctttccatccttcatcttcctcaacagaggaccacagtaccaggtGA
- the LOC137261020 gene encoding cell adhesion molecule 4-like, whose amino-acid sequence MNPENVSFFYCVWVNGSVVEMLLVVQPKSHRVMVFSNSHTGHRTRIRYTGEDSPSQTGLLRFTIYNVTVQDAGTYYCQGSKGEEVTGCRQVLVVVQRPTTPTITGPTSPVSGENVTLTCSSSSRSLPPDHPPLTMTYIWRRGRTLLESGDESPTSGDDLTITHVSRENQGDTYSCQAVEEGLVSDWSHGHILDVLYLPDQIQFDGTRDNVEVEEGKPVTVRCSADCNPACTVTWWDTSRQMVITGHRKAVLSIPAIDVSVSGQYTCHVNNSHGSASRNLTLEVFTRELNESGVVSIVPVTAVCSILIVIITVVVMVVVCRKQRRGGRGCTYNRVVTYTRDADTGGGYEEIVERGCARHRVVSYHREDENDGSYQEIEGDANVDDIVPIVAVYSIMLTAVAVVVAAVTVLVCRDVKENQDNRFGEYLTVMAERLSHDFSDVPRASNNDVLPLYDYERLLRDQFHIYTSLHPSSSSKEDHSTR is encoded by the exons ATGAACCCAGAGAATGTCAGCTTCTTCTATTGTGTATGGGTGAATGGTTCGGTAGTTGAGATGCTGTTAGTGGTCCAGCCCAAGTCACACCGTGTAATGGTATTCAGCAACAGTCACACCGGTCACAGGACCAGGATCAGATACACCGGGGAGGACTCACCATCACAGACCGGACTGTTGAGGTTTACCATCTACAATGTTACTGTACAGGACGCTGGTACTTACTACTGTCAGGGAAGCAAGGGAGAGGAAGTTACTGGATGTAGACAGGTCCTCGTTGTAGTGC AGAGGCCAACCACACCTACTATCACCGGACCTACCTCACCTGTATCAGGTGAGAATGTCACCCTCACATGCTCTTCCTCCTCCCGGAGTCTACCCCCGGACCATCCCCCACTGACCATGACCTACATCTGGAGGAGGGGCAGGACCCTGCTAGAATCTGGTGATGAGTCTCCTACAAGTGGAGATGACCTGACAATAACCCACGTCAGCAGAGAGAACCAGGGAGACACCTACAGTTGCCAGGCTGTGGAGGAGGGGCTGGTGTCTGACTGGAGTCACGGACATATACTGGATGTCCTCT ATCTACCTGACCAGATACAGTTTGACGGCACAAGGGACAATGTGGAGGTAGAAGAAGGGAAACCTGTAACAGTGAGATGTTCTGCTGACTGTAACCCTGCCTGCACTGTAACCTGGTGGGACACATCCAGACAGATGGTGATTACAGGACACAGGAAGGCTGTGTTGTCTATACCAGCTAtagatgtgtctgtgtctggacAGTACACGTGTCACGTCAACAACAGCCATGGGAGTGCATCACGCAACCTGACACTAGAGGTCTTCA cacGTGAGCTTAATGAATCTGGTGTCGTTTCCATCGTCCCAGTGACTGCTGTCTGCTCCATCCTGATCGTGATCATCACTGTCGTCGTCATGGTTGTTGTTTGTAGAAAACAGAGACGTGGAG gtagaGGATGCACATATAATCG CGTTGTCACTTACACCCGTGACGCAGACACAGGCGGAGGCTACGAGGAGATAGTAG AGAGAGGATGTGCTCGTCATCG TGTGGTGTCGTATCACAGGGAAGACGAAAACGATGGGAGCTACCAGGAAATAGAAG GTGATGCAAACGTAGACGACATCGTCCCCATCGTAGCTGTCTACTCCATTATGCTGACTGCTGTGGCAGTTGTGGTGGCAGCAGTCACTGTTCTTGTTTGCAGGGACGTGAAAG AGAACCAGGACAACAG ATTTGGTGAATATCTCACTGTGATGGCAGAGAGATTATCCCATGACTTCAGTGATGTACCTCGTGCTTCCAACAACGATGTCTTACCCCTATACGATTACGAACGACTCCTGCGGGATcagttccacatctacacgtctctccatccttcatcttcctcaaaaGAGGATCACAGTACCAGGTGA